From Deinococcus aestuarii, one genomic window encodes:
- the dnaJ gene encoding molecular chaperone DnaJ, whose protein sequence is MDYYELLGVARAASADEIKSAYRKLALKYHPDRNKEEGAAEQFARINEAYAVLSDPEKRAHFDRFGSAPGMGTGPGGDPFGGMGGVGFDPMDIFEQLFGGVGGRGGRRGPARGDDIETEARVTLLQARAGEEIEVEVDRLTGCEHCHGSRTEPGGKPPKTCSTCGGVGAVRAQARTIFGVVETQQPCPTCRGEGQLIQDPCTVCKGRGRTLGAETVKVKLPRGIDEGYRIRVAGKGNEGPGGNGDLYVHIEMEPHPELRREQEHLIHTAKIGFAKAALGGEVTVPTLDGPQTVEVKPGTGHGELHRLRGQGLPRLQGAGTGDLIVEYEVTVPRPGQLNAEAREALHAYARAVGDEVAEHREGFFDKVGKIFRGD, encoded by the coding sequence ATGGACTACTACGAACTGCTGGGCGTCGCCAGGGCGGCGAGCGCCGACGAGATCAAGAGCGCGTACCGCAAGCTGGCCCTCAAGTACCACCCCGACCGCAACAAGGAGGAGGGGGCCGCCGAGCAGTTCGCGCGCATCAACGAGGCCTACGCCGTGCTGAGCGACCCCGAGAAGCGGGCGCACTTCGACCGCTTCGGCAGCGCGCCGGGGATGGGAACCGGTCCCGGCGGCGACCCCTTCGGCGGGATGGGCGGCGTCGGCTTCGACCCGATGGACATCTTCGAGCAGCTCTTCGGCGGCGTGGGCGGTCGCGGGGGCCGCCGGGGTCCGGCGCGCGGGGACGACATCGAGACCGAGGCGCGGGTCACCCTGCTCCAGGCCCGCGCGGGCGAGGAGATCGAGGTCGAGGTGGACCGCCTGACGGGCTGCGAGCACTGCCACGGCAGCCGCACCGAGCCGGGCGGCAAGCCGCCGAAGACCTGCTCGACCTGCGGCGGGGTGGGGGCGGTCCGCGCCCAGGCCCGGACGATCTTCGGGGTGGTCGAGACCCAGCAGCCCTGCCCGACCTGCCGGGGCGAGGGCCAGCTCATTCAGGACCCCTGCACGGTGTGCAAGGGCCGGGGCCGGACCCTGGGGGCCGAGACGGTGAAGGTCAAGCTCCCGCGCGGCATCGACGAGGGCTACCGCATCCGGGTGGCGGGCAAGGGGAACGAGGGGCCCGGCGGCAACGGCGACCTCTACGTCCACATCGAGATGGAACCCCACCCCGAGCTGCGCCGCGAGCAGGAACACCTGATCCACACGGCGAAGATCGGCTTCGCCAAGGCGGCCCTCGGCGGTGAGGTCACGGTGCCCACGCTGGACGGCCCGCAGACCGTGGAGGTCAAGCCCGGCACCGGGCACGGCGAACTCCACCGCCTGCGCGGCCAGGGGCTCCCGCGCCTCCAGGGCGCCGGGACGGGCGACCTGATCGTCGAGTACGAGGTCACGGTGCCCAGGCCAGGGCAACTCAACGCCGAGGCGAGAGAAGCCCTGCACGCCTACGCCCGCGCGGTGGGCGACGAGGTGGCCGAGCACCGCGAGGGCTTTTTCGACAAGGTGGGCAAGATCTTCCGGGGCGACTGA
- a CDS encoding uracil-DNA glycosylase, whose amino-acid sequence MSDPSGQFKSLSSGRLVVPGWTGLIPGLPDAVEIGFDLGPHDLTREYACLLVEYWATPEDLTLQSVLPVRAFAAAPEGWCVFVPARGRVLVRALDPQPNPPALASHWLNIDPRTPEGTVVTVAVSLPLSPGRNPLPGG is encoded by the coding sequence ATGAGCGACCCTTCCGGGCAGTTCAAGAGCCTCAGCAGCGGGCGCCTGGTCGTCCCGGGCTGGACGGGCCTCATCCCCGGCCTGCCCGACGCCGTGGAGATTGGGTTCGACCTCGGCCCGCACGACCTCACCCGCGAGTATGCCTGTCTGCTCGTGGAGTACTGGGCGACCCCCGAGGACCTGACCCTCCAGAGCGTCCTGCCCGTGCGGGCCTTCGCCGCCGCGCCGGAGGGCTGGTGCGTGTTCGTGCCCGCGCGGGGCCGCGTGCTCGTGCGCGCCCTCGACCCGCAGCCCAACCCGCCCGCGCTGGCGAGCCACTGGCTGAACATCGACCCGCGCACGCCCGAGGGGACGGTGGTGACGGTGGCGGTGAGCCTGCCCCTCTCCCCCGGGCGGAACCCGTTGCCCGGCGGCTGA
- a CDS encoding S8 family serine peptidase: MAAAAPRVVPIPALPLSPGATSLPELQPVPTPAPPAPPLLPLTAPPTTSPVVPTLYRPADPLFARQWNLEAIRASGAWALLGGRRGAPVTVAVLDTGFVRSPELAGRLVNGYDFVSDPARSGDGDGRDRDASGAGPFAYHAEVVANLIAAAHDGRGMAGLNPQARIVQVRVAGVDGLIDPQDLADALRWAAGLPVSGVPANPNPARVLNLSLFADFVPLTGCDPRVQAALDAVTARGALVVAGAANDGADARGYTPAGCRNVLTVTSVTVTGQRPAYANWGASVALAAPGGEPGHGVVASSVSGPGGERDPDGTSFAAPQVAGVASLLFGLKPGLSPAGVRELLTRTATPFPGGRCDPLDPRKTCGVGTLNAEAAVRSSLAAARAR; this comes from the coding sequence ATGGCCGCCGCCGCGCCCCGGGTCGTCCCGATTCCCGCCCTGCCTCTCTCTCCCGGCGCGACAAGCCTGCCTGAACTCCAGCCCGTCCCCACCCCCGCACCGCCCGCCCCACCGCTCCTGCCCCTCACGGCCCCGCCCACGACCTCCCCAGTGGTCCCCACGCTCTACCGCCCCGCCGATCCTCTGTTCGCGCGGCAGTGGAACCTGGAGGCGATCCGGGCGTCGGGCGCGTGGGCGCTGCTGGGGGGTCGGCGGGGCGCCCCGGTCACGGTCGCGGTGCTCGATACCGGCTTCGTCCGGAGCCCCGAACTCGCCGGGCGGCTGGTGAACGGGTACGACTTCGTGTCCGACCCCGCGCGCTCCGGGGACGGCGACGGGCGCGACCGCGACGCGAGCGGGGCGGGCCCGTTCGCCTACCACGCCGAGGTCGTCGCCAACCTGATCGCGGCGGCGCACGACGGGCGCGGGATGGCGGGCCTCAACCCGCAGGCCCGGATCGTGCAGGTGCGGGTGGCGGGGGTGGACGGCCTGATCGACCCCCAGGACCTCGCGGACGCCCTGCGCTGGGCGGCGGGCCTCCCGGTCTCCGGCGTGCCCGCCAACCCCAACCCGGCGCGGGTGCTCAACCTCAGCCTCTTCGCCGACTTCGTTCCGCTGACCGGGTGCGACCCCCGCGTCCAGGCGGCCCTCGACGCCGTGACCGCGCGGGGAGCGCTCGTGGTGGCGGGGGCGGCGAACGACGGGGCGGACGCGCGGGGCTACACGCCCGCCGGATGCCGGAACGTCCTGACGGTGACGAGCGTGACCGTGACGGGACAGCGGCCCGCCTACGCGAACTGGGGCGCCAGCGTGGCCCTCGCCGCGCCCGGTGGGGAGCCCGGCCACGGCGTCGTGGCGAGCAGCGTCAGCGGCCCCGGTGGCGAGCGCGATCCCGACGGCACGAGTTTCGCGGCCCCCCAGGTGGCGGGGGTCGCCAGCCTCCTCTTCGGCCTGAAGCCGGGCCTGAGCCCCGCCGGGGTGCGCGAGCTCCTCACCCGCACCGCCACCCCCTTTCCGGGCGGACGCTGCGACCCCCTCGACCCCCGCAAGACCTGCGGCGTCGGCACCCTCAACGCCGAGGCGGCGGTGCGCTCCTCGCTGGCGGCGGCGCGGGCGCGGTAG
- a CDS encoding SDR family NAD(P)-dependent oxidoreductase, which yields MTSTQARRQVVILTGASSGIGRATAEELARRGHTLVLAARREGTLAALARELDPSGSRVLAVPTDVTDAASRRALVETARERCGPIDVLINNAGVTVERGWWWDDPDPLRVLRVNLESPIELTRLVLPEMRSRGSGHIVNIGSVAGRAATNGLYSASKFGLRGFSLALRRELLGTGVTVSLIAPGFVRSEMTRAARLPMPGPGVVARAVADVLERPRREVIVPRVYRPLAFLDHALPGVGDWVVRRIIRRRYAHGEG from the coding sequence ATGACCTCGACCCAGGCAAGGCGGCAAGTCGTCATCCTCACGGGCGCGTCGAGCGGCATCGGGCGGGCGACGGCGGAGGAACTCGCCCGGCGCGGGCACACGCTCGTCCTCGCCGCCCGGCGCGAAGGCACCCTGGCGGCCCTGGCACGCGAACTCGACCCCAGCGGCTCGCGGGTGCTGGCCGTGCCCACCGACGTGACCGACGCCGCCTCCCGCCGCGCGCTGGTCGAGACGGCGCGGGAGCGTTGCGGCCCCATCGACGTGCTGATCAACAACGCGGGCGTGACCGTCGAGCGCGGCTGGTGGTGGGACGACCCCGACCCCCTGCGGGTGCTGCGGGTGAATCTGGAGTCCCCCATCGAACTCACCCGGCTGGTGCTGCCTGAGATGCGCTCGCGGGGATCGGGCCACATCGTCAACATCGGCTCGGTGGCGGGGCGGGCGGCCACCAACGGCCTCTACTCGGCGAGCAAGTTCGGCCTGCGCGGCTTCTCGCTGGCCCTGCGCCGCGAACTTCTGGGCACGGGCGTCACCGTCAGCCTGATCGCCCCCGGCTTCGTCCGCAGCGAGATGACCCGCGCCGCCCGCCTCCCCATGCCCGGCCCGGGGGTCGTCGCCCGCGCCGTCGCCGACGTGCTGGAGCGTCCCCGGCGCGAGGTGATCGTCCCGCGCGTCTACCGCCCCCTCGCCTTCCTCGACCACGCCCTGCCCGGGGTGGGGGACTGGGTGGTGCGGCGGATCATCCGGCGGCGGTACGCGCACGGGGAGGGGTAG
- a CDS encoding non-heme iron oxygenase ferredoxin subunit: MSKRVRVGAEAELPEGSQTEVQVDGVGVLVVRHGGAFYALRNNCTHQNYPLLGGEVSLGRITCEKHGAKFELATGKAKTLPAVKPVRIYGTVVEGGDVYVLPL; encoded by the coding sequence ATGAGCAAACGGGTGAGGGTCGGCGCGGAGGCGGAGTTGCCGGAGGGCAGCCAGACGGAGGTGCAGGTGGACGGCGTGGGCGTGCTGGTGGTGCGGCACGGGGGCGCGTTCTATGCCCTGCGGAACAACTGCACCCACCAGAACTACCCGCTGCTGGGCGGCGAGGTGAGCCTGGGCCGGATCACCTGCGAGAAGCACGGGGCCAAATTCGAGCTCGCCACCGGCAAGGCCAAGACTCTGCCCGCCGTCAAGCCGGTGCGGATCTACGGCACGGTCGTCGAAGGCGGCGACGTGTACGTGCTGCCCCTCTGA
- the mqnB gene encoding futalosine hydrolase translates to MRVLVVVATAGEAARLADLPARVVVSGVGPVAAALATQRALLTEGFDLAVSAGIGGAYPGSGLGPGDLAVSGVIVQADLGAWDGADFLDLAALGLSVLPDEPHPGVFPAWDGAADLARRIGAPCGPTLTLSTVTGSAERAHALARHYPGALTEGMEGAGVAHAARLAGVPALEVRGVSNPVGPRDRGAWRIGEALAATRRGLEGLLSL, encoded by the coding sequence ATGAGGGTCCTCGTCGTCGTGGCGACCGCCGGGGAGGCCGCCCGCCTCGCCGACCTCCCCGCCCGCGTGGTCGTGAGCGGGGTGGGCCCGGTCGCGGCGGCACTCGCCACCCAGCGCGCGTTGCTGACGGAAGGGTTCGACCTCGCCGTCAGCGCGGGGATCGGCGGGGCGTACCCGGGCAGCGGCCTGGGCCCCGGTGACCTCGCCGTGTCGGGCGTGATCGTGCAGGCCGACCTGGGGGCTTGGGACGGGGCGGACTTTCTCGACCTCGCGGCGCTGGGGCTGTCCGTGTTGCCCGACGAGCCTCACCCCGGAGTCTTCCCAGCCTGGGATGGGGCGGCGGACCTCGCCCGGAGGATCGGTGCCCCCTGTGGCCCCACCCTCACGCTGAGCACGGTGACGGGGAGTGCCGAGCGGGCCCACGCCCTCGCCCGGCATTATCCCGGTGCCCTCACCGAGGGGATGGAGGGGGCGGGGGTGGCGCACGCGGCGCGGTTGGCGGGCGTTCCGGCCCTCGAAGTGCGGGGGGTCAGCAACCCCGTCGGCCCGCGTGATCGGGGCGCGTGGCGGATCGGGGAGGCGCTGGCGGCCACCCGGCGCGGGCTGGAGGGACTGTTAAGCCTCTGA
- the pdxH gene encoding pyridoxamine 5'-phosphate oxidase, translated as MTDLTGLRLSYTRAELRRSDLNPDPLAQFQTWLDEALRDGLREPYALSLATADAAGRPGVRTVLLRGADERGLTFYTNYDSHKGRDLEANPQAELLFHWAEHERQVRAYGRVERVSEEESTAYFHARPRESQLAAHASNPQSAPTPKRDALEAKLAGLHARFPEGTPVPKPDFWGGYRVQVREWEFWQGRPNRMHDRFRYTREGEGWRVERLMP; from the coding sequence ATGACCGACCTCACCGGACTGCGCCTGTCGTACACCCGCGCCGAACTGCGCCGCTCGGACCTCAACCCCGACCCCCTCGCCCAGTTTCAAACCTGGCTGGACGAGGCCCTGCGTGACGGTTTGCGCGAGCCCTACGCCCTCAGCCTCGCCACGGCGGACGCGGCGGGTCGTCCGGGCGTGCGGACGGTCCTGCTGCGGGGGGCGGACGAACGCGGGCTGACCTTCTACACGAACTACGACTCGCACAAGGGGCGTGACCTGGAGGCCAACCCGCAGGCCGAACTCCTCTTCCACTGGGCCGAGCACGAGCGGCAGGTGCGCGCCTACGGGCGGGTCGAGCGGGTGAGCGAGGAGGAGAGCACCGCCTACTTCCACGCCCGGCCCCGCGAGAGCCAGCTCGCCGCGCACGCGAGCAACCCGCAGAGTGCGCCCACCCCGAAACGCGACGCGCTGGAGGCCAAACTCGCCGGGTTGCACGCCCGCTTCCCCGAGGGGACGCCCGTGCCCAAGCCCGACTTCTGGGGCGGCTACCGGGTGCAGGTCCGGGAGTGGGAGTTCTGGCAGGGAAGGCCGAACCGCATGCACGACCGCTTCCGCTACACCCGTGAGGGGGAGGGATGGCGGGTCGAGCGGCTGATGCCGTGA
- a CDS encoding DNA-formamidopyrimidine glycosylase: protein MPELPEVETTRRKIEPLLAGRTILSVTHDAPHRYRDTHLAHGRRVSGLSRRGKYLMLHLTAADALEEGPHDLDFIVHLGMTGGFRLEEGPHTRVTVETDAGKLYFHDPRRFGKMAVVPAGEYGGMPTLTGMGPEPLSDDFWEEEFARLAATCGAVKPWLLSQKPVSGVGNIYADESLWRARIHPAQTRLTREEAGRLYQAVREVMHEAVEAGGSSLGDGLGNYRQHDGEPGAFQGRHVVYGQTGKPCPRCGTPIRKIVFAQRGTHLCPHCQKLREDEQ, encoded by the coding sequence GTGCCGGAACTCCCCGAGGTCGAGACCACGCGCCGCAAGATCGAGCCGCTGCTCGCGGGGCGCACCATCCTCAGCGTCACGCACGACGCGCCGCACCGCTACCGCGACACCCACCTCGCGCACGGGCGGCGGGTCAGCGGCCTGTCGCGCCGGGGCAAGTACCTGATGCTGCACCTCACGGCGGCGGACGCGCTGGAGGAAGGTCCCCACGACCTCGACTTCATCGTCCACCTGGGGATGACGGGCGGCTTCCGGCTGGAGGAGGGGCCGCACACCCGCGTGACCGTCGAGACGGACGCCGGGAAGCTCTACTTTCACGACCCCCGCCGCTTCGGCAAGATGGCGGTCGTGCCCGCCGGGGAGTACGGGGGGATGCCGACCCTCACGGGGATGGGGCCGGAGCCGCTCTCGGACGACTTCTGGGAAGAGGAGTTCGCCCGCCTTGCCGCCACGTGCGGGGCGGTGAAGCCCTGGCTCCTCTCGCAAAAACCCGTGAGCGGCGTGGGCAACATCTACGCGGACGAGAGCCTGTGGCGGGCGCGGATTCACCCCGCCCAGACCCGCCTGACCCGCGAGGAGGCCGGGCGCCTCTACCAGGCGGTCCGCGAGGTGATGCACGAGGCAGTGGAGGCGGGCGGCAGTTCCCTCGGGGACGGGCTGGGCAACTACCGCCAGCACGACGGGGAACCGGGAGCGTTTCAGGGCCGCCACGTCGTCTACGGGCAGACGGGGAAGCCCTGCCCGCGCTGCGGCACGCCGATCCGGAAGATCGTGTTCGCCCAGCGGGGAACGCATCTTTGCCCGCACTGCCAGAAGCTGCGCGAGGATGAACAATGA
- a CDS encoding pyroglutamyl-peptidase I: MPTLLLTGFEPFHTHPTNPSAQAAGALNGQTVGGARVVSALLPVEPHAAADTLRSLLDTHRPDAVLLTGLAAGRPHVTVERVALNVMDFNIPDNAGRVYRDHPAHTDAGAPSAYLSTLPLRAIVDAWKEADLPGGISNTAGLYVCNFVLYHALDCLSRSGRAAVPCGFLHVPANAEVALAVPEDRPPLPYLPQDEITRAVRVALEVVGRGL, from the coding sequence ATGCCCACGCTCCTCCTCACCGGCTTCGAGCCCTTCCACACCCACCCGACCAACCCCAGCGCGCAGGCGGCGGGGGCGCTGAACGGGCAGACGGTGGGCGGGGCGCGGGTCGTCTCGGCGCTCTTGCCCGTCGAGCCGCATGCGGCGGCAGACACCCTGCGTTCCCTGCTGGACACCCACCGGCCGGACGCCGTGCTGCTGACGGGGCTTGCGGCGGGCCGTCCGCATGTGACGGTCGAGCGGGTGGCCCTGAACGTCATGGACTTCAACATCCCGGACAACGCCGGGCGGGTGTACCGCGACCACCCGGCCCACACGGACGCGGGCGCTCCCTCCGCCTACCTCAGCACCCTGCCCCTGCGCGCCATTGTGGACGCCTGGAAGGAGGCCGACCTTCCCGGCGGCATCAGCAACACCGCCGGGCTGTACGTCTGCAACTTCGTGCTCTACCACGCCCTCGACTGTCTCAGCCGCTCGGGACGTGCCGCGGTGCCCTGCGGCTTCCTGCACGTCCCCGCCAATGCTGAGGTCGCCCTCGCCGTCCCGGAGGACCGCCCTCCCCTGCCCTACCTGCCGCAGGACGAGATCACGCGGGCGGTGCGGGTGGCGCTGGAGGTGGTGGGACGCGGGTTGTAG
- the ppk1 gene encoding polyphosphate kinase 1, protein MTVRAEKPVATSPEPPAPPRRPRRAARQEVTGGAPRTLSTVANPESTFLNRELSWLAFNERVLAEARDERNPALERLKYAAICGSNLDEFFMVRVAGVHRQIAAGVSTPSPDGLQPRETLRLVRERTHTMLREIERAARATLKVLAAHGVRLVRVADLGKRARAALREHYLSQIQPVLTPLVVDPSHPFPYLSNLSLNLAVLLDSGEGEEPDFARVKVPVGVLPRVVPVGDALLLLEDVIAAHLGDLFKGRTVTAAHVFRVTRNTDYEFEEEEAEDLLATIEDGLRRRRFGSAVRLEVMGDTPPGIVTFLQERLGLAPEDIFLLDGPLGTADLMGFPAQRPDLSFPPYVPAVPDLDGDDDDGIFATLHHGDVVLHHPYDGFTNVLNFLEEASRDPQVLAIKQTLYRTGDDPRLLGALRTAAENGKQVVALIELKARFDEQRNISWARKLERAGAHVVYGMAGLKTHAKVTLVVRREEGGLRRYVHIGTGNYNPKTARLYTDLSLLSADPDLGADAAELFNHLTGYAEAGYSRLLVAPDTARSGFEALLDREVEHAQDGHEAWARVKVNQLTDPALIDALYRASRGGVRVELIVRGVCCLRPGVPGLSETVRVHSLLGRYLEHARIFAFGNAGSPEVYFGSADWMSRNLDRRVEVVAPVLDDRHRDQLLRLLDTEWADQRGSWELGVDGVYQKLVGDFSAQQAFAEARHPG, encoded by the coding sequence ATGACCGTGCGCGCCGAGAAGCCCGTTGCCACCTCCCCGGAGCCGCCCGCCCCCCCGAGACGCCCGCGCAGGGCCGCGCGCCAGGAGGTCACGGGTGGGGCGCCGCGCACGCTGAGCACGGTCGCCAACCCGGAGAGCACCTTTCTCAACCGCGAACTCTCCTGGCTCGCCTTCAACGAGCGGGTGCTCGCCGAGGCGCGCGACGAGCGCAACCCCGCGCTGGAGCGGCTCAAATACGCGGCGATCTGCGGCAGCAACCTCGACGAGTTCTTCATGGTGCGCGTGGCGGGCGTCCACCGCCAGATCGCGGCGGGCGTCAGCACGCCCAGCCCCGACGGGCTCCAGCCGCGCGAGACCCTGCGGCTCGTGCGCGAGCGGACCCACACCATGCTGCGCGAGATCGAGCGGGCGGCCCGGGCGACCCTCAAGGTTCTCGCCGCCCACGGGGTGCGCCTCGTGCGGGTGGCCGACCTCGGCAAGCGGGCGCGGGCGGCGCTGCGCGAGCACTACCTCTCGCAGATTCAGCCCGTGCTCACCCCGCTCGTGGTGGACCCCAGCCACCCCTTTCCGTACCTGAGCAACCTCAGCCTCAACCTCGCGGTGCTCCTCGATTCCGGGGAGGGCGAGGAGCCGGACTTCGCGCGGGTGAAGGTGCCCGTCGGCGTGCTGCCGCGCGTCGTGCCCGTGGGGGACGCGCTGCTGCTGCTCGAAGACGTGATCGCCGCGCACCTCGGCGACCTCTTCAAGGGCCGGACGGTGACGGCCGCGCACGTCTTCCGGGTGACGCGCAACACCGACTACGAGTTCGAGGAGGAGGAAGCCGAGGACCTCCTCGCCACCATCGAGGACGGGCTGCGGCGGCGGCGCTTCGGCTCGGCGGTGCGGTTGGAGGTCATGGGGGACACGCCGCCCGGGATCGTCACCTTCCTGCAAGAGCGGCTGGGGCTCGCGCCCGAGGACATCTTCCTCCTCGACGGGCCGCTGGGGACCGCCGACCTGATGGGCTTCCCCGCCCAGCGGCCCGACCTCTCCTTCCCGCCCTACGTGCCCGCCGTGCCGGACCTCGACGGGGACGACGACGACGGCATCTTCGCCACCCTGCATCACGGCGACGTGGTGCTTCACCACCCCTACGACGGCTTCACGAACGTCCTGAACTTCCTGGAGGAGGCCTCGCGCGACCCCCAGGTCCTCGCCATCAAGCAGACGCTCTACCGCACCGGGGACGATCCCCGACTCCTCGGCGCCCTGCGCACCGCCGCCGAGAACGGCAAGCAGGTCGTGGCCCTGATCGAACTCAAGGCCCGCTTCGACGAGCAGCGCAACATCTCGTGGGCGAGGAAGCTCGAACGCGCGGGCGCGCACGTCGTCTACGGCATGGCGGGCCTCAAGACCCACGCCAAGGTGACCCTCGTCGTCCGGCGCGAGGAGGGGGGGCTGCGGCGGTACGTCCACATCGGCACCGGGAACTACAACCCCAAGACGGCGCGGCTCTACACCGACCTCAGCCTGCTCTCGGCGGACCCCGACCTCGGGGCGGACGCGGCGGAGCTATTCAACCACCTCACCGGGTACGCGGAGGCGGGGTACAGCCGCCTGCTCGTGGCGCCCGACACCGCCCGCAGCGGCTTCGAGGCCCTCCTCGACCGCGAGGTGGAGCACGCGCAGGACGGGCACGAGGCCTGGGCGCGGGTCAAAGTCAACCAGCTCACCGACCCCGCCCTGATCGACGCGCTGTACCGCGCGTCAAGGGGGGGCGTGCGGGTCGAACTGATCGTCCGGGGCGTGTGCTGCCTGCGGCCCGGCGTTCCTGGCCTTTCGGAGACGGTGCGGGTGCACAGCCTCCTCGGGCGGTATCTGGAGCACGCGCGCATCTTCGCCTTCGGCAACGCGGGAAGCCCGGAGGTCTACTTCGGGAGCGCCGACTGGATGAGCCGCAACCTCGACCGCCGGGTGGAGGTGGTCGCCCCCGTCCTCGACGACCGCCACCGCGACCAGCTCCTGCGGCTGCTCGATACCGAGTGGGCCGACCAGCGCGGCTCGTGGGAACTCGGCGTGGACGGCGTGTACCAGAAGCTCGTCGGCGACTTCAGCGCCCAGCAGGCCTTCGCGGAGGCCCGCCACCCCGGGTGA
- the fabF gene encoding beta-ketoacyl-ACP synthase II, producing MSVTGLKRVVITGVGPVTPIGMGAQAFAGAQRAGRSGIGPIDRFDTSNVASKIAGQVDDDLDEFVDPREARKLDRYVQLALVAAELARRDSGLSEEDLSGERSGTIIGSGIGGVKTFEEQAGVLHARGPGRISPMFIPMMIANMATGHVAMRYGATGPSSTVVTACATGTGAVGDAARYIQLGLADVMLAGGAEASVTPIAIGGFSNMKALSTRNDEPEKASRPFSASRDGFVLGEGAGVLVLEEYEKAKARGATIYAEIVGYGTSADAHHITMPAPEGRGAQVAMRMALATAGVNPDEVGYVNAHGTSTHFNDLHETQGIKHVFGEHAHNLAISSTKSMTGHLLGAAGAVEAIAVAQALQDGILPPTINLTDPDPALDLDYIPEGAREVQVEYALSNSFAFGGQNAALLFRRV from the coding sequence ATGAGCGTGACGGGACTCAAGCGGGTGGTGATCACGGGCGTGGGCCCGGTCACGCCCATCGGGATGGGGGCGCAGGCGTTCGCGGGGGCGCAGCGGGCGGGCAGGAGCGGCATCGGGCCCATCGACCGCTTCGACACCTCGAACGTGGCGAGCAAGATCGCGGGGCAGGTGGACGACGACCTCGACGAATTCGTGGACCCCCGCGAGGCGCGCAAGCTCGACCGTTATGTGCAGCTCGCGCTGGTGGCGGCGGAACTCGCCCGGCGCGACAGCGGCCTTTCGGAAGAGGACCTGAGCGGCGAGCGCTCCGGGACGATCATCGGCAGCGGCATCGGCGGGGTGAAGACCTTCGAGGAGCAGGCGGGCGTGCTGCACGCGCGCGGCCCCGGGCGCATCAGCCCCATGTTCATCCCCATGATGATCGCCAACATGGCGACCGGGCACGTGGCGATGCGCTACGGCGCGACCGGGCCGAGCAGCACCGTCGTCACCGCCTGCGCGACCGGCACCGGGGCCGTCGGGGACGCCGCGCGTTACATCCAACTCGGCCTCGCCGACGTGATGCTCGCGGGCGGCGCCGAGGCGTCGGTCACGCCCATCGCCATCGGGGGCTTTTCCAACATGAAGGCCCTGTCCACCCGCAACGACGAGCCGGAAAAGGCCAGCCGCCCCTTCTCCGCCAGCCGCGACGGCTTCGTGCTCGGGGAGGGGGCGGGCGTCCTCGTTCTGGAGGAGTACGAGAAGGCAAAAGCCCGGGGTGCCACCATCTACGCCGAGATCGTCGGGTACGGCACGAGCGCGGACGCGCACCACATCACCATGCCCGCCCCCGAAGGCCGCGGGGCGCAGGTTGCCATGCGCATGGCCCTCGCCACGGCGGGCGTGAACCCGGACGAGGTGGGGTACGTCAACGCCCACGGGACGAGCACCCACTTCAACGACCTGCACGAGACGCAGGGCATCAAGCACGTCTTCGGCGAGCACGCGCACAACCTCGCCATCAGCTCCACCAAGTCGATGACCGGGCACCTCCTCGGGGCCGCCGGGGCCGTCGAGGCCATCGCGGTCGCGCAGGCCCTCCAGGACGGCATCTTGCCGCCCACCATCAACCTCACCGACCCCGACCCGGCCCTGGACCTCGACTACATCCCTGAGGGGGCGCGCGAGGTGCAGGTGGAGTACGCGCTGAGCAACTCCTTCGCCTTCGGGGGACAGAACGCCGCGCTGCTGTTCAGGCGGGTCTGA
- the acpP gene encoding acyl carrier protein, with the protein MATFEDVKDVIVEKLGVDADKVTPEARFVEDLGADSLETVELIMGLEDRFGVSISDEDAEGIRTVQAAVDYIGSKQ; encoded by the coding sequence ATGGCAACATTTGAGGACGTGAAGGATGTGATCGTCGAGAAACTCGGCGTGGACGCGGACAAGGTGACCCCGGAGGCCCGTTTCGTGGAGGACCTGGGGGCCGACAGCCTGGAGACCGTCGAGCTGATCATGGGTCTGGAGGACCGTTTCGGCGTCAGCATCAGCGACGAGGACGCCGAGGGGATTCGCACCGTGCAGGCCGCCGTCGATTACATCGGCTCCAAGCAGTAA
- a CDS encoding DUF3027 domain-containing protein, translated as MSGYQYDDAQREEPHPQCWNCIYYVELTGKFASDWGVCTNALSAMDRRAMFERDGCEHHVETADR; from the coding sequence TTGAGCGGATACCAATACGACGACGCGCAGAGGGAGGAGCCGCATCCGCAGTGCTGGAACTGCATCTATTACGTCGAGTTGACGGGCAAGTTCGCCTCAGACTGGGGCGTTTGTACGAACGCTCTCTCGGCAATGGATAGGCGGGCAATGTTCGAGCGCGACGGCTGTGAGCACCACGTCGAGACGGCAGACCGCTGA